One Rhizobiales bacterium GAS188 DNA window includes the following coding sequences:
- a CDS encoding acetyl-CoA synthetase: MRDYRDAYAELSVQRLAGEVLQGSLDGMNAAVECCDRWAGDGRPALHWISKDFAEETVSFEALRDRSARFANLLRSRGIGQGDVVGGLLPRLPELLVVALGTWRAGAIYQPLFTAFGPAAIASRVTAAGGSHAKLIVTDAANLHKLDGLENCPPVLVLGPGFSAALAAQSPDFTPVQLRGDDPFVILFTSGTTGSPKAVRWPLRKLLNSAIYMRDAIELRPEDRFWNVADPGWAYGMAFGVIGPLQLGYTTTFFEGGFSVEAALRVILSRRITCLAAAPTVYRLMMAAGDQAMAPIAGRLRVASSAGEPLNPEVVRWAGRVLRVPLHDHYGQTETLMTVNNHHGLRHTMKPGAAGLPMPGFSLAVLDDDLRPVPADTPGVLAVHRPTSPLFAFDGYWAAETPSFRGDWYLTGDTVQQDADGHVFFVGRNDDIITSAGYRIGPFDVESSIIEHPSVAEVAVVGKPDPERTEIVKAFVVLRPGIEPTDALKAELQRHVRTRLALHAYPREIAFIAELPKTPSGKVQRFLLRRQ, from the coding sequence ATGCGCGATTATCGGGACGCCTATGCCGAGCTTTCGGTGCAGCGCCTGGCGGGCGAGGTGCTGCAGGGCAGCCTGGACGGGATGAACGCGGCCGTCGAGTGCTGCGACCGCTGGGCCGGCGATGGCCGCCCCGCGCTCCATTGGATCTCCAAGGACTTTGCCGAAGAGACCGTCAGCTTCGAGGCCTTGCGCGACCGGTCGGCCCGCTTCGCCAATCTGCTGCGCAGCCGCGGCATCGGACAGGGCGATGTGGTCGGAGGCCTGCTTCCCCGCCTCCCGGAACTCTTGGTGGTGGCGCTCGGCACCTGGCGCGCAGGCGCAATCTACCAGCCGCTGTTCACCGCCTTCGGTCCCGCCGCCATCGCCAGCCGGGTCACTGCCGCCGGCGGCAGCCACGCCAAGCTCATCGTGACCGACGCAGCCAATCTTCATAAGCTCGACGGGCTCGAGAACTGTCCGCCGGTGCTCGTGCTGGGTCCTGGTTTCTCCGCAGCGCTCGCCGCCCAGTCGCCCGACTTCACGCCGGTGCAGCTGCGGGGCGATGATCCTTTCGTGATCCTCTTCACCTCGGGCACCACGGGAAGCCCCAAGGCCGTCCGCTGGCCGCTGCGCAAATTGCTGAACAGCGCCATCTACATGCGCGACGCGATCGAGTTGCGGCCCGAAGACCGCTTCTGGAACGTCGCCGATCCCGGCTGGGCCTACGGCATGGCGTTCGGCGTGATCGGCCCGCTCCAGCTCGGCTACACCACGACCTTCTTCGAAGGCGGTTTCAGCGTCGAAGCGGCGCTGCGTGTCATCCTCTCGCGGCGCATCACCTGTCTTGCCGCTGCGCCCACCGTGTACCGGCTGATGATGGCGGCCGGAGACCAGGCCATGGCGCCGATCGCCGGCCGGCTCCGGGTCGCGAGCAGCGCCGGCGAGCCGCTCAACCCGGAAGTAGTGCGCTGGGCCGGGCGGGTGTTGCGCGTGCCGCTCCATGATCATTACGGGCAGACCGAGACCTTGATGACGGTGAACAACCACCATGGCCTGCGCCATACAATGAAGCCTGGCGCCGCGGGCTTGCCGATGCCCGGCTTCTCGCTGGCGGTGCTCGACGATGACCTGCGCCCGGTGCCGGCCGACACGCCGGGCGTGCTTGCGGTGCATCGCCCGACCTCGCCGCTCTTCGCCTTCGACGGCTATTGGGCCGCCGAGACGCCGAGCTTCCGTGGCGATTGGTACCTGACCGGCGATACCGTGCAGCAGGACGCCGACGGGCATGTCTTCTTCGTCGGCCGCAACGACGACATCATCACCTCGGCCGGCTATCGCATCGGCCCCTTCGATGTCGAAAGCAGCATCATCGAGCACCCTTCAGTCGCCGAGGTCGCGGTCGTCGGCAAGCCCGACCCGGAGCGGACCGAGATCGTCAAGGCCTTCGTGGTGCTGCGGCCCGGCATCGAGCCGACGGACGCGCTCAAGGCCGAGCTGCAGCGGCATGTCCGCACGCGCCTCGCGCTGCACGCCTATCCGCGCGAGATCGCCTTCATCGCCGAGCTGCCGAAGACGCCGAGCGGCAAGGTGCAGCGGTTTCTGCTCAGGCGGCAATAG
- a CDS encoding tricorn protease, whose protein sequence is MKIGFVVRLLLAITICGAFTVARAADRPLWLREPAISPDGTRIAFRFQGQIWIVPAAGGDALPLTPAGSHAGTPVWSPDGATIAFASDRFGPMNIFAVPADGGDARRLTWYSLDEKPSSFTPDGKAVLFSSRRLGDAVQTFAMPFRSEQGSQLYQVPVAGGRDTLVLPNAALDARFDPQGRRLLYTSASIEQPFRKGQTSSAARQVFLYDAASGRHERLTDDIHESRDAVWSPEGDVYYLGEASGSLNIWRLSLADRKPVQVTFLSGDPVRSLSISRSGDLAFSFGGELYLLRRGAKAPERVNVNIIRVAFPGSRASQAASFNDLVLSPTGKEMALVTRGDIFVASMNGKYVKRITQGPGEARDPSFSPDGRKLAYAAERDGHWSLYETSILDVDEKTFSESTRIEEKLLKTGEDDAMSPEYAPDGKHVAYVANRESVRVLDVASKADIEVLPKDLNYSYVDWSWWLSWSPDSKWIALPVQPSQSVVNVAVAPADGHAQAARVSPAGEYQIDAQWSQDGGFLIFATNPDGLKWMSGTVWSADIEAVFASRKARDEFEKKLRIPVIGDSPPPQNEPTSVGSASEEKDAPAGGSAPTRPAKAAAIFPFEPEGVEDRTIKLSQQPATLVYYGFLSDGVSVLSVERGPNPQGDGMTLTGTVRDLRQERRKTLFSGLAYDPNSPVRMSKDQKKLYFLQREGITEVETAKGTTRLIKVSADTTRDEAQARRAAFGQFWTLTKKKFYDPKLNGVDWEAARSKYERFLPAIVDMRDLAELLSEMSGELDASHTGGRVRISAPLAERTASLGLIYDERYRGPGMRVAETLTGGPLDANGSELKPGDIIREIDGEAVPDEGGVRRLMRGKARQLLAITAEHPDGRRFTERHVAVTLEKEQELAAERWAKRKRDYVVAKSCGHLGYVYVANMDATSYRSTFSEIFGRFQRADGLVVDIRYNGGGNLHNQLLTLLSGKAYMNYAPLRGGPSQDEPRDRWTKPSAVIMNAASYSDASVFPQAYRDLKLGPLVGDPVAGTGTFVWWAESNIIPGLTYGLPELPIRKINGSLIENSDIAPDIAVASDPTAWEKGLDPQLDAAMQALLPGGAGGCGAH, encoded by the coding sequence ATGAAGATTGGCTTTGTGGTCAGGCTTCTCCTCGCTATCACCATCTGCGGCGCATTTACCGTTGCGCGAGCAGCCGACAGGCCGCTTTGGCTGCGCGAGCCGGCCATTTCTCCGGACGGCACCCGGATCGCATTCCGCTTCCAGGGCCAGATCTGGATCGTGCCGGCGGCGGGCGGCGATGCGCTTCCCCTGACGCCGGCGGGTTCGCACGCGGGCACGCCGGTCTGGTCGCCGGACGGCGCGACTATCGCTTTCGCGTCAGACCGTTTCGGCCCCATGAATATCTTCGCGGTGCCGGCAGATGGCGGGGATGCCAGGCGGCTGACCTGGTATTCGCTCGACGAGAAGCCTTCGAGCTTCACGCCGGACGGCAAGGCCGTGCTCTTCTCCTCGAGACGGCTCGGCGATGCCGTGCAGACCTTCGCGATGCCGTTTCGCTCCGAGCAGGGCAGCCAGCTCTACCAGGTGCCGGTCGCGGGCGGGCGCGACACGCTGGTCTTGCCGAATGCGGCGCTGGATGCGCGCTTTGACCCGCAGGGCAGGCGCCTCCTCTACACGAGCGCCAGCATCGAGCAGCCGTTCCGCAAGGGTCAGACCTCGAGCGCCGCGCGCCAGGTCTTCCTCTATGACGCCGCGAGCGGCAGGCATGAGAGGCTGACGGACGACATCCATGAGAGCCGCGATGCCGTCTGGTCGCCCGAAGGCGATGTCTATTATCTCGGCGAGGCGTCCGGCTCGCTGAATATCTGGCGCCTCTCGCTGGCCGACCGCAAGCCCGTCCAGGTCACCTTCCTCAGCGGCGATCCGGTGCGGTCGCTGTCGATCTCGCGGAGCGGCGATCTCGCCTTTTCGTTCGGGGGCGAGCTCTACCTCTTGCGCCGCGGCGCCAAGGCGCCTGAGCGTGTCAACGTCAACATCATCCGCGTCGCATTCCCGGGGAGCCGCGCCAGCCAGGCTGCGAGCTTCAACGACCTGGTGCTGTCGCCGACCGGCAAGGAGATGGCGCTGGTGACGCGCGGCGATATCTTCGTCGCCTCGATGAACGGCAAATATGTCAAGCGCATCACGCAAGGACCGGGCGAGGCGCGCGATCCGAGCTTCTCGCCGGATGGCCGCAAGCTCGCCTATGCGGCCGAGCGCGACGGGCATTGGAGCCTCTATGAGACCAGCATTCTCGATGTCGACGAGAAGACCTTCTCGGAATCGACCCGCATCGAGGAGAAGCTGCTGAAGACGGGCGAGGACGACGCCATGTCGCCCGAATACGCGCCGGACGGCAAGCATGTCGCCTATGTGGCCAATCGCGAATCCGTCAGGGTGCTCGATGTGGCCAGCAAGGCCGACATCGAGGTCCTGCCCAAGGACCTGAACTACTCCTATGTGGATTGGTCCTGGTGGCTGTCCTGGTCGCCCGATTCCAAATGGATCGCGCTCCCGGTGCAGCCGAGCCAGAGCGTGGTCAACGTCGCGGTTGCACCAGCCGATGGCCATGCCCAAGCGGCCCGCGTCTCGCCCGCGGGCGAATATCAGATCGACGCCCAATGGAGCCAAGATGGCGGCTTCCTCATCTTCGCGACCAATCCCGACGGCTTGAAATGGATGAGCGGCACCGTCTGGAGCGCTGATATCGAAGCCGTCTTTGCATCACGCAAGGCGCGTGACGAGTTCGAGAAGAAGTTGCGAATCCCGGTCATCGGCGATTCGCCACCGCCCCAGAACGAGCCGACGAGCGTGGGGTCCGCCTCCGAGGAGAAGGATGCGCCCGCCGGCGGCTCGGCGCCGACGCGCCCGGCAAAGGCTGCGGCGATCTTCCCGTTCGAGCCCGAAGGTGTCGAGGACCGCACCATCAAGCTCTCCCAGCAGCCGGCCACCCTCGTCTATTACGGGTTCCTCTCCGATGGCGTCAGCGTGCTCTCGGTCGAACGCGGTCCCAATCCGCAAGGGGACGGGATGACGCTCACCGGAACGGTGCGCGACCTGCGGCAGGAGCGCCGCAAGACCCTGTTCTCAGGCCTCGCCTATGATCCCAATAGCCCGGTGCGGATGAGCAAGGACCAAAAGAAGCTCTACTTCCTCCAGAGGGAGGGCATCACCGAGGTCGAGACCGCGAAGGGCACCACAAGGCTGATCAAGGTCAGTGCCGACACGACGCGAGACGAGGCGCAGGCGCGAAGGGCAGCCTTCGGGCAATTCTGGACCTTGACCAAGAAGAAATTCTACGACCCGAAGCTGAACGGTGTCGACTGGGAGGCGGCTCGTTCCAAATATGAGCGCTTCCTGCCGGCGATCGTCGATATGCGCGATCTCGCCGAGCTCCTGTCCGAGATGTCGGGCGAGCTCGATGCCTCCCATACGGGCGGCCGTGTCCGGATCAGCGCGCCTCTGGCGGAGCGGACCGCCTCCCTCGGCCTCATCTATGACGAGCGCTATCGGGGGCCGGGCATGCGGGTCGCGGAGACCCTGACCGGGGGTCCCCTCGACGCGAATGGCAGCGAGCTCAAGCCCGGCGACATCATCCGCGAGATCGACGGGGAGGCCGTGCCGGACGAAGGCGGCGTGCGACGCCTCATGCGCGGCAAGGCGAGGCAGCTCCTGGCGATCACCGCCGAGCATCCGGATGGCCGCCGCTTCACCGAGAGGCATGTCGCCGTCACTCTCGAGAAGGAGCAGGAGCTGGCCGCGGAGCGATGGGCCAAGCGCAAGCGCGACTATGTGGTCGCGAAATCCTGCGGGCATCTGGGCTATGTGTATGTCGCCAACATGGATGCGACGTCGTATCGCTCGACCTTTTCCGAGATTTTCGGACGCTTCCAGCGGGCAGACGGCCTGGTCGTCGACATCCGGTACAATGGCGGCGGCAATCTCCACAACCAGCTGCTCACCTTGCTCTCGGGCAAGGCTTACATGAATTATGCACCGCTGCGCGGCGGCCCCTCCCAGGACGAGCCACGCGACCGCTGGACGAAGCCCTCGGCGGTGATCATGAATGCGGCGAGCTATTCGGACGCGTCCGTCTTTCCGCAGGCCTACCGGGATCTCAAGCTCGGCCCGCTGGTCGGCGACCCGGTCGCCGGGACCGGCACCTTCGTCTGGTGGGCCGAGTCCAATATCATTCCGGGCTTGACCTACGGATTGCCGGAATTGCCGATCCGCAAGATCAACGGCAGCCTGATCGAGAATTCCGACATCGCGCCCGACATCGCGGTCGCGTCGGACCCGACCGCTTGGGAGAAGGGCCTGGATCCGCAGCTCGATGCCGCCATGCAGGCGCTGCTGCCGGGCGGGGCCGGCGGCTGTGGGGCGCATTAG
- a CDS encoding ATP-binding cassette, subfamily F, member 3, whose protein sequence is MLHINDLTLRIAGRPLYEKASVALPEGARVGFVGRNGSGKTTLFNAIAGEMSPDDGTISLPKAARLGRVAQEVPGGPETLIEVVLAADKERAALMIERETARDPHRISEIETRLVDIEAHSAEARAGAILHGLGFSSEAQRRPCSEFSGGWRMRVALAAVLFAEPDLLLLDEPTNYLDLEGTLWLYDYLSRYPRTALIISHDRELLNEAVDHILHLSERKLTLYKGGYDEFERRRREQAALQSKSREKQIAERKHLQAFIDRFRAKATKARQAQSRMKRLEKMEPIAAVAEETVLPFNLPTPERALAPPLMSFEGVQGGYGERVVLEHIDATLLPDDRIALLGSNGNGKSTFAKLLTGRLAPLKGEIKRSSKLKVAYFAQHQLDELDVTGTPLSHVTARMPEAFESKRRAAVARMGFSGDTSEKPITALSGGEKARLLLGLATLEAPHLLVLDEPTNHLDIDARAALAEALNDYGGAVVLITHDRFLLDACADRLWQVADGRVAPFDGDVEDYRRLVLSNGSGRGARKAKRAGAKAYHTGAYDGSNGRASSPPPPPARAPQTARKQLASVEDRMEKLTALIAKVDAALADGTAFVTEPKRAKLLAKQRSDLKAALARVEEEWLEASAAVE, encoded by the coding sequence ATGCTCCATATCAACGACCTCACGCTGCGCATTGCCGGGCGGCCGCTCTATGAGAAGGCCTCAGTCGCCCTGCCGGAAGGCGCGCGCGTCGGCTTCGTCGGACGCAACGGCTCCGGCAAGACGACCTTGTTCAACGCTATCGCCGGCGAGATGTCGCCCGATGACGGCACGATCTCGCTGCCCAAGGCCGCAAGGCTCGGCCGGGTGGCGCAGGAGGTGCCGGGCGGGCCCGAGACCTTGATCGAGGTGGTGCTCGCAGCCGACAAGGAGCGCGCCGCGCTGATGATCGAGCGCGAGACGGCGCGCGACCCGCATCGCATCTCCGAGATCGAGACCCGCCTCGTCGATATCGAGGCGCATTCGGCCGAAGCACGCGCCGGCGCCATCCTGCACGGGCTCGGCTTCTCGTCGGAGGCCCAGAGGCGGCCCTGCTCGGAATTCTCCGGCGGCTGGCGCATGCGCGTCGCGCTCGCGGCCGTGCTGTTCGCCGAGCCCGACCTCTTGTTGCTCGACGAGCCCACCAACTACCTCGATCTCGAAGGCACGCTGTGGCTTTACGACTATCTGTCGCGCTATCCGCGCACGGCGCTGATCATCTCGCATGACCGCGAATTGCTGAACGAGGCGGTCGACCACATCCTGCATCTTTCGGAGCGCAAGCTCACGCTCTACAAGGGCGGCTATGACGAGTTCGAGCGGCGCCGGCGCGAGCAGGCGGCGCTGCAGAGCAAATCGCGCGAGAAGCAGATCGCCGAGCGCAAGCACCTGCAGGCCTTCATCGATCGCTTCCGCGCCAAGGCCACCAAGGCGCGCCAGGCGCAATCGCGCATGAAGCGGCTGGAGAAGATGGAGCCGATCGCCGCCGTCGCCGAGGAGACGGTTCTGCCCTTCAACCTGCCGACGCCGGAACGGGCACTGGCGCCGCCGCTGATGTCCTTCGAGGGCGTGCAGGGCGGCTATGGCGAGCGCGTGGTGCTGGAGCATATCGACGCCACGCTCCTGCCCGACGACCGCATCGCGCTGCTCGGCTCCAACGGCAACGGCAAATCGACCTTCGCCAAATTGCTCACGGGGCGCCTGGCGCCGCTCAAGGGCGAGATCAAACGCTCATCGAAGCTCAAGGTCGCGTATTTCGCCCAGCATCAGCTCGACGAGCTCGACGTGACCGGCACGCCCTTGTCGCATGTGACGGCGCGCATGCCCGAGGCCTTCGAGAGCAAGCGCCGCGCCGCCGTGGCGCGCATGGGCTTCTCGGGCGACACCTCGGAGAAGCCGATCACGGCGCTTTCGGGCGGCGAGAAGGCGAGGCTGCTGCTCGGCCTCGCCACGCTCGAGGCGCCGCATCTCCTGGTGCTCGACGAGCCGACCAACCATCTCGACATTGATGCGCGCGCGGCGCTCGCCGAGGCGCTCAACGATTATGGCGGGGCGGTGGTGCTGATCACCCATGACCGCTTCCTGCTCGATGCCTGCGCCGACCGGCTCTGGCAGGTCGCGGATGGGCGCGTCGCGCCTTTCGACGGCGATGTCGAGGATTACCGGCGCCTGGTGCTCTCGAACGGCTCGGGACGCGGGGCCCGCAAGGCCAAGCGCGCCGGCGCCAAGGCCTATCACACCGGCGCCTATGACGGCTCGAATGGGCGCGCGTCATCGCCGCCTCCGCCGCCGGCCCGCGCGCCCCAGACGGCTCGCAAGCAGCTCGCCTCGGTCGAGGACCGGATGGAGAAGCTGACGGCGCTGATCGCCAAGGTCGATGCCGCGCTCGCCGACGGCACCGCCTTCGTCACCGAGCCGAAGCGAGCGAAGCTGCTCGCCAAGCAGCGCAGCGACCTCAAGGCGGCGCTGGCCCGCGTCGAGGAGGAATGGCTCGAGGCGAGCGCGGCCGTGGAGTAG
- a CDS encoding Acetylornithine deacetylase/Succinyl-diaminopimelate desuccinylase, with amino-acid sequence MSDAVIAHLAKERGAILERLKALLRLPSVSTDPHYAQGMRDAREFLLQRLRAIGMQNVQLLEGEQEGEGQPAVFGEWSGAPGRPTLIVYGHYDVQPADPLELWRSPPFEPTERDGRLYARGASDVKGSTTIAVETIGGFLAATGACPVNIKLFLEGEEECGSPSLRGIVRRHRDKLAADALLSADGGRASTTVPTLGVGGRGMAVLDFSLRTAAKDGHSGAFGGAARNALHEMAALIASLHDREGRIQVAGFLDDVTPISNATRVAAAALPVDEAEFYGRIGGTAWGDPAYTVRERITLRPTIEVNGMWGGYTGVGTKTVLPSEAHAKITMRLAPGMDPARARHNLARHLEAQLLAGVEIKVSPERGGIPAPTLPDDHPLLITASKVLERLHGQKPIPVRMGGTLPITAIFRDMLGIDSLTYGLAMPDEDIHAPNEFFRLSSLDEGLRSWPMLLSELGGLTAADFAPFRH; translated from the coding sequence ATGTCCGACGCCGTCATCGCCCATCTCGCCAAGGAGCGGGGCGCCATCCTGGAGCGGCTGAAGGCGCTGTTGCGCCTGCCGAGCGTCTCGACCGACCCGCATTATGCGCAAGGCATGCGGGACGCGCGGGAATTCCTGCTGCAGCGCCTGCGGGCCATCGGCATGCAGAATGTCCAGCTGCTCGAAGGGGAACAGGAAGGCGAGGGCCAGCCTGCCGTGTTCGGCGAATGGAGCGGCGCGCCCGGGCGCCCGACCTTGATCGTCTATGGCCATTACGACGTGCAGCCCGCAGATCCGCTCGAGCTCTGGCGTTCGCCGCCCTTCGAGCCGACCGAGCGCGACGGCCGCCTCTATGCGCGCGGCGCATCGGATGTGAAAGGCTCCACGACCATCGCGGTCGAGACGATCGGCGGCTTCCTCGCGGCCACCGGCGCCTGCCCCGTCAACATCAAGCTCTTCCTCGAGGGCGAGGAGGAATGCGGCAGCCCGAGCCTGCGCGGGATCGTGCGGCGCCATCGCGACAAGCTCGCGGCCGATGCCCTGCTCTCCGCCGATGGCGGGCGCGCCAGCACCACGGTGCCGACCTTGGGCGTCGGCGGGCGCGGCATGGCGGTGCTCGATTTCTCGCTGCGCACCGCGGCGAAAGACGGCCATTCCGGCGCCTTCGGCGGCGCCGCCCGCAATGCCCTGCACGAGATGGCCGCCTTGATCGCGAGCCTCCATGATCGCGAAGGCCGCATCCAGGTCGCCGGCTTTCTTGACGATGTGACGCCGATCTCGAACGCGACGCGGGTCGCGGCGGCAGCGCTACCCGTCGACGAAGCCGAATTCTATGGGCGCATCGGTGGCACCGCTTGGGGCGATCCGGCCTATACGGTGCGCGAGCGCATCACCTTGCGCCCGACCATCGAGGTCAACGGCATGTGGGGCGGCTATACGGGCGTCGGCACAAAGACGGTGCTGCCGTCGGAGGCGCATGCGAAGATCACCATGCGCCTGGCGCCCGGCATGGATCCGGCTCGCGCACGGCATAATCTCGCCCGGCATCTCGAGGCCCAGCTGCTGGCGGGTGTCGAGATCAAGGTCTCGCCGGAGCGCGGCGGCATTCCGGCCCCGACCTTGCCCGACGATCATCCCCTGCTCATCACCGCCTCGAAAGTGCTGGAGCGCTTGCACGGGCAAAAGCCGATCCCGGTGCGTATGGGCGGAACCTTGCCGATCACCGCCATCTTCCGCGACATGCTGGGCATCGACTCGCTCACCTACGGCTTGGCCATGCCGGACGAGGACATCCATGCGCCGAACGAGTTCTTCAGGCTGTCCTCACTGGATGAGGGTTTGCGGAGCTGGCCGATGCTGCTGAGCGAGCTCGGCGGGTTGACGGCCGCGGATTTCGCCCCGTTCCGGCATTAG